From the Trifolium pratense cultivar HEN17-A07 linkage group LG4, ARS_RC_1.1, whole genome shotgun sequence genome, the window cccaaacaaagcataggactagaccaccaactatggcagtttaaagctaaagtactactcgttgctttcaaccacctaaatgaaaaagtcttgatcttgtccaacatataaAGTAAAGAATTCGCCGAGCCTCTGTCTTTCCATTAATTGATTCAGTCGAGTTGCTTAAACTTGCTTCGAATTTCTTCGATCTTTTTGCTTCCTTATGTTGGTATTGGTAATCACTTGAAGACACAACAGTTTTCCTCTTTTTGTCAAATTCTTGCAAGTCTCCATGAACTTCAATAGGATCAGGATCAATATGAACAACTTTTAAAACATGGTCTTCCTCTATTGCTTTCTGCAGCACATCAACAGCTGGcctaatttattgaatatttcACCAAGCATATCCATATCATAGTCATGCTTCAATCCATATTCAATAAATTTCGTGGGAAGCTTTCCTTTCTGGTAATGGTAAGTGAAAAAATTCAATAGTAAGTAAATAATAATcactaaaataacattacaatgactataatatattaatatcaattaaacttaCCGAATTGTATTTTGGTTCACAACAATATCCTGAAAATTCATCACGTAGACGATTACACTTTTGCTTCCGCTTATCGACGCCAAAATTAAATCCTGTGATATTTTTCAATTCATTGTTTATATCTTCCCAAATTTCTATCTTAAAGCTTGACTTTTCCATTTGCTTCTTTTCGACACgattataaattaattcaataaatgtCTCTGTTGTCTGAAATGCCCACTCCAAGTGCTCTCCCTTCTCATTTTTCCAACCCATCTTATGCTTttattgttggaatattttatattattcaattattttatatagtATCCATTAGTTCACCAACCAAGCTACCTATGCAGGGCGCAATTGTTTCTGTGACAATTGCACTTGTAGGAGTTAAACTTGATATGAGTAAAACTTTAAAAACTACTCCTTCCGGTTTTGAATACAAGTAGAAAAAAACTTTATAGTTTCATTGTTCATTGAATAAAACATATATTGTGACTATTTATGGTCCGAAATTTGCATAAGAAGCACTATTCAATTTTTCGGTTTTCTCCAGTCATATCCAATGTCGGTGTGGTGTGTTCGTGTGTGGGTCAGTGTGGTTACCGCTATTTAAAAACCGGTCATACTAGCTTTGCCTTTTACATTCGTCCAAGAAATGTGAAGTAGAAAATTCCTTAAAACAAGTTGCAATTAAAACGCTAATATAAACCTCATTATTAGTCTAGTCTAGTCTAACTTCATATCTTCAGCGCAATATTTCAAAATGTGAAATTattagggttaaataagttcttcactattataaaaaaataataataagttcttctttatgaattttaaaattagtttaaaattttctgttttattttttgtcacatAAAATTGGTCATtagagataaaaataaaatttctaccATTTTTAATATTAGGGAATAAAAATCAACATCTGTTATATTTTTTGGATTAAAAACTTATTGAATCCacattattatttaacacaacaaaaataaatgaaaatgataTTTACTACATAGTTTTAATCGATTATCCtatactgataaaataaaataaaaaatcgatTATCCTATAATGTacaatgaaattgaaaagaagCAACAAATTAACCTGAAGGATCAGTGAATGTGCCGTGAACGTTAGAGGATGGATAATGAGGGAAAAATCGAAGCGGAATTAAACCTGAAATGAGGTAGAGAGCGGAGAAACAAACCTACTGAAGTAGAAGAAGAAACTATgcagaaaatgaaaaaacttgaatcataataacaaacaaaatcGGAAAATTCGACAATGGACCCGCTTTTATAGTGGCCTACGATGGGCTTAGAGTTTCCAAGTGGGCCAATTTCACCCAATTCAATTCAATGGACTACATGTTTCTTTCCGTGTCCCATTCTCTCTCGTAGTATAGTTAGCGAGTGTTGAAGGTATTAAAATATGGAAAAATAAGTTCGCTACTTAAATAATGAGCTGAATTCGCACTTTAACTaacgaaccttataaaaatattttcataaggGGTAAAGGAAGGGGGACGAggacaaaaatattaaattttataattaggTTCACTAGTGAAAATACAGTTCACTACTTAAATAACAAACTGTGTTTTTCTTAGATTTTGCGCCCTCCAAATTCACTAGTTAAGTAGCAAactgtaattttttcaaaattttgctCCCTTTAACACTCGCTAGTTATCTTTTGAGAAGAGTATTTATAACACCTCATGtcaatttatctagaatatcaaCAAGAGTGTACATAACTGAATCGGGAATCATTAAGATTTCATTTGGTATCGTCCGAATACATAAATAGGATTACAAAATCCAAGAGATTAATAACATGACGTCAGCTCAACTAGCATAAAGAAACTAAATCTTATACAAAATATAAGATAACATGACGTCAGCTCAACTAGCATAATCCAAGTATCTGAACTCCATGCTTGCAGACCATGATATCTCGATCAACCTGTTTATCTGAAAACAAATAAGTAGGGGATGAGAACAGTCACTTCGTCTCAGTGGATTCCTACTACCCAGTTGTATTGGTGTCTACATCGGGGGCAACTGATGAACTAAAAGTTCTTTGATCCTGATTGTCAGTCTCTAGCATAATTTCATAACATgatttcataaacataataatataaaagtgtaACACAGATTATTTATCTTGTTCATTTTAACATAACTAAGACACTCTGAGGTGAGCCAGTCTCAGAGGCCTGACATATCCGTCGTCGATGATTATACGCATCGACACGGCATGAAGCTCACAATCGTAACATGATTGGATTCCTCAAATCCCATAACGTGGTACATCAGGGGCGGCTTGCACACATGTGcaaggtgtgcgacggcatcgggcctcagctcaaaattttgaggttctataatattacttatatattatttatacctataaaatatcagatatttattaatagattaatttttaggccttaaactaatagttatatattgttaatgttcatataat encodes:
- the LOC123882438 gene encoding uncharacterized protein LOC123882438 gives rise to the protein MGWKNEKGEHLEWAFQTTETFIELIYNRVEKKQMEKSSFKIEIWEDINNELKNITGFNFGVDKRKQKCNRLRDEFSGYCCEPKYNSKGKLPTKFIEYGLKHDYDMDMLGEIFNKLGQLLMCCRKQ